The Capillibacterium thermochitinicola genomic sequence CTTATGGCCAGCCCGGGCCATCGGGCAAATATACTCAACTCCAGGTTTAATCATTTTGGAGTCGGGATTGCCGTAGGTGGCCCCTATGGGAATATGTTCACCCAATTATTCATCGGAAAGTAAATTAATAAAAAACTGCCTGTCGTCGGGAAAGGCTGCACCGCTTTTTCCCAAAGAAAAAGCCTGTTCCAAATGGGGACAGGCTTTTTTGTTGATTAATTTAAAAAGGGGAGTACGATTTTTGGGCATTGGACGACTTTTGACAACAGGTTTGAACCTGTGCCTTTTTAATCCTCAGATAAGGATTTTATCATTTAAAATTTTCGAATTAAACCAATCACCCGACCTAAGATCGAGAGGTTCTCCGTATAGATCGGTTCATAAACCGGATTCTCCGGTTGTAGCCGGAACCGGCCCGCTTCCTTGAAAAAGCGTTTAACCGTTGCTTCGCCGTTATCAAGTAAGGCTACTACAATCTCACCATTATTGGCGGTGGACGTCTTATTGACCACGACCAGGTCTCGATCGAAGATCCCGGCGTTGATCATACTGTCTCCTTTGACTCTTAATATGAAAAGTTCCCGGTAGGAAGTGAAATCTTTCGGTAGTGGATAATACTCTTCGATGTTTTCTACGGCTAAGATTGGTTCACCGGCCGTCACCCGTCCGACGACCGGAACCGGAATGACCTCGGGATAAAACAGTTCGCCCGTTTCCGGGGCTGGTTTCAATACTTCAATCGCCCGCGGCTTGGTGGGGTCCCGTCTGATATAGCCCATCTGCTGGAGCTTTTCCAAATGGGCGTGGACCGAAGAGCTTGAACTTAGACCGACCGCTTCGCCAATTTCACGAACTGAAGGGGGATAGCCCTTCATTTGCGTTTCTTTAATAATATAGTCGAGAATTTCTTGCTGCCGTTGGGTTAAATCTTCCATCCCGGTACCTCCTTATTTCCCAGATCAGTCATCACTGGTAAACTTTTGTATATAATTTTATGATCCCATAAGCAAACCCTGCTTCCAGTATACCATAGGCAAATTTTTAATGCAAACAATTGTTCGACTACTTGACGCAAACATATGTTCGTGTTAAAATGATAGTAACCGAAACGAACATCTGTTTGCCATACGTGGGGTGATGACCATGAACACGACCGAAACCAGAACCGGCGAGGTTAGGTTGGGGACCGTAAGATATGTTCGTTTAAGAAGGCGCTGGCGGTGGAATCCGCGCAAAGGCCTTGCCAATTTGGTGTTCTTTATCTTTATGCTTTGCTTTATATTGATGGCCTTCTATTATAGCGCGACGAAAAGTCAGGGACAAGCTCTTGGCCGGGAGATCACGGTTGAAATGGGGGACACGTTATGGGAAATCGCGAGCCGTCATTACCCCAATACGGACCCGCGAAAACCGATTGCCGAGATTATGAAATTGAATAACATGAAAACTTCGATGATTTATACTGGGCAAGTCCTACGCTTACCCCAATAGAAGTAATAATTTATTGCATATACGATTATAGGCAGCTCGTATGAAGAAGAGGGGAGTAGAGGGGTTATTTTAAATGTATTTCATGCTTAAACTTCAAAAGAATACACTTTGAAGCTACCGCGAAGATATTTCAATATTGTCAGGAATAAGCTTAAGGCATAAAAAAGCACCTCATGCCTCCTGGGTTTCGATGAGGTGCGAAATTTTTGGTATGGTTGGAATTGCTGTTCTCTCAGGGTATATATAAAAAGAGCTCTTATCTGTCCCACCCATCCACTTCTGAATCGGGAACTTTGTGATAGTATGGCTGTATCACAAACTTCATACCCGCT encodes the following:
- the lexA gene encoding transcriptional repressor LexA, whose amino-acid sequence is MEDLTQRQQEILDYIIKETQMKGYPPSVREIGEAVGLSSSSSVHAHLEKLQQMGYIRRDPTKPRAIEVLKPAPETGELFYPEVIPVPVVGRVTAGEPILAVENIEEYYPLPKDFTSYRELFILRVKGDSMINAGIFDRDLVVVNKTSTANNGEIVVALLDNGEATVKRFFKEAGRFRLQPENPVYEPIYTENLSILGRVIGLIRKF
- a CDS encoding LysM peptidoglycan-binding domain-containing protein, giving the protein MNTTETRTGEVRLGTVRYVRLRRRWRWNPRKGLANLVFFIFMLCFILMAFYYSATKSQGQALGREITVEMGDTLWEIASRHYPNTDPRKPIAEIMKLNNMKTSMIYTGQVLRLPQ